Proteins from a genomic interval of Papaver somniferum cultivar HN1 chromosome 4, ASM357369v1, whole genome shotgun sequence:
- the LOC113274698 gene encoding NDR1/HIN1-like protein 12: protein MDEEEPTQKAEEHDHEAQTKVAEEESSKNKSGRGSEERAGAMTSDLKSGGDSRKLACSVILIFLLLAGVTTLIVWLVYRPHKPNFTVVGAAIYELNTTAPTLLTTSMQFTIVTRNSNKRVSIFYDHLSAYVSYRNQAITPPVMLPDLFHDKKTTVALSPILGGGVAVPVSLEVVNGLVMDEAYGVVGLRLVLLGRVRYKAGAIKSGKYGVVVKCDMLVGFKKGFLGQVPLLGSPGCHVDI from the coding sequence ATGGATGAAGAAGAACCCACACAAAAAGCTGAGGAGCATGATCATGAAGCACAGACAAAGGTAGCCGAAGAAGAgtcatcaaaaaataaatcagGAAGAGGATCAGAAGAACGTGCCGGCGCCATGACTTCTGACTTGAAATCCGGTGGTGATTCTCGTAAACTTGCTTGCTCGGtcattcttatttttcttctcttaGCAGGTGTTACCACGCTTATAGTATGGTTAGTATATCGTCCTCACAAGCCAAATTTCACAGTTGTCGGTGCTGCAATATACGAACTGAACACAACCGCACCAACACTGTTGACAACCTCCATGCAGTTCACAATTGTTACAAGAAATTCAAACAAGAGGGTATCTATATTCTACGATCATCTTTCAGCTTATGTTTCGTATCGTAATCAAGCTATAACACCACCAGTTATGTTACCTGATCTGTTTCACGATAAGAAAACTACGGTAGCTTTGTCTCCGATATTAGGTGGCGGGGTGGCGGTTCCGGTTTCGCTTGAGGTTGTGAACGGTTTAGTCATGGATGAAGCTtatggtgttgttggattaagaTTAGTTTTGTTGGGAAGAGTAAGATATAAAGCTGGTGCAATTAAGAGTGGGAAATATGGTGTGGTTGTGAAATGTGATATGTTGGTTGGTTTTAAGAAAGGGTTTTTAGGTCAAGTTCCATTACTTGGATCTCCTGGTTGCCATGTTGATATATAA
- the LOC113274700 gene encoding SKP1-like protein 21 gives MSEGNMAIIKPEAMKSYIWIQTSDGSIQQVEEEVAMFSPMICREVLQNNMGSTKNCAISLPQRVNTAILSLILDYCRFHQVPGRSNKERKSFDEKFIRIDTKRLCELTSAADSLQLKPLVDLTSRALARMIEGKTPEEIRETFHLPDDLTEEEKLEPLRNTADDPRIRLLNRLYARKRKELKEKEKQKTAEVEEERVDERSVDDLLSFINGGGEDAKSAKAPKHKKKNRKKKDQPKDPCLNNGKDKKEPDALPSARLNGEISISSSQTSEFLDLADDLTKIDFDDDIDDDELDPAMKEELDREVEDFARRLNSDWPERMQEILSLGKEGRLAPISLNGNGSLRRYPSGLDQR, from the exons ATGTCAGAAGGCAATATGGCAATAATTAAACCAGAG GCTATGAAGTCTTATATTTGGATACAAACTTCTGATGGCTCAATCCAGCAAGTAGAAGAAGAGGTTGCTATGTTCAGCCCAATGATTTGCAGGGAAGTGCTACAAAATAACATGGGATCAACTAAGAACTGTGCTATTTCACTTCCTCAACGAGTAAATACAGCCATATTAAGCCTAATACTCGATTATTGCCGGTTTCATCAAGTACCAGGTCGCTCCAATAAG GAGCGTAAATCTTTTGATGAGAAGTTCATCCGAATTGATACAAAAAGATTATGTGAGTTGACGTCTGCTGCTGACAGTTTACAACTAAAACCTTTGGTTGATCTCACCAGCCGAGCACTTGCTCGGATGATTGAAGGGAAAACACCTGAGGAGATTCGTGAGACATTTCACTTGCCTGATGATCTCACAGAG GAGGAGAAGCTGGAGCCTTTAAGAAACACAGCTGATGATCCGCGAATCAGGCTGCTCAATCGACTTTATGCCAGAAAGAGGAAAGaattgaaggagaaggaaaagcagAAG ACTGCTGAGGTTGAAGAAGAGCGGGTGGACGAACGCTCTGTTGACGATCTGTTGTCGTTTATCAATGGTGGAGGCGAAG ATGCGAAGTCGGCTAAAGCTCctaaacataaaaagaaaaaccgTAAAAAGAAAGATCAGCCAAAAGACCCATGTTTGAACAATGGTAAAGACAAGAAG GAACCTGATGCTCTTCCTTCTGCACGCTTAAATGGTGAAATCAGCATCAGTTCTAGTCAGACTTCAGAATTCCTAGATTTAGCAGATGACTTAACtaaaattgattttgatgatgatatcgACGACGATGAGCTAGACCCTGCGATGAAGGAAGAACTTGATAG GGAAGTAGAGGATTTTGCTAGGAGACTGAATTCAGATTGGCCTGAAAGAATGCAGGAGATCCTGTCACTAGGCAAAGAAGGaaggcttgctcccatttcattGAATGGAAAcggttccttgaggagatacccTAGTG GGCTAGACCAGAGATGA
- the LOC113273495 gene encoding small ubiquitin-related modifier 1-like: MGFGLRNRTSLPTNMSGVVIPEGSSSHISITVKSICAGDEVFFRMKRNSPLSKLINAYCELKRIQIVPSPFNTICFVYDGAQIKPEDTPNQLGMATEETTKCEEDSRNGPLGVSTKTCI; encoded by the exons ATGGGATTTGGTCTAAGAAACCGCACTTCTTTACCGACAAATATGTCTGGAGTTGTTATACCAGAGGGATCCAGCAGTCATATTAGTATCACGGTCAAGTCAATT TGTGCTGGAGATGAAGTTTTCTTCAGAATGAAGCGCAATTCCCCTTTGAGTAAGCTCATCAATGCTTACTGTGAGCTTAAAAGAATTCAAATTGTTCCCAGTCCATTCAATACAATCTGTTTCGTATACGATGGTGCTCAGATCAAACCAGAGGATACACCTAATCAA CTTGGAATGGCTACTGAAGAAACTACAAAATGTGAAGAAGATTCAAGGAATGGTCCTCTGGGAGTGTCAACAAAAACTTGTATTTGA
- the LOC113273494 gene encoding small ubiquitin-related modifier 2-A-like yields the protein MGFGLRNHTSLPTNMSGVVIPEDDQKRIAEKSKRSIHITVMFNGDNSDIVCFRMKRDSPLSKLIDAYGEITGRYNHHTVNFLYDGIRIRPESTPHQLGIEDGDEIDVFLVQ from the exons ATGGGATTTGGTCTAAGAAACCACACTTCTTTACCAACAAACATGTCTGGAGTTGTTATACCAGAAGATGATCAAAAACGAATTGCTGAAAAATCCAAACGTTCAATTCATATCACAGTCATGTTCAAT GGTGATAACTCTGATATAGTTTGCTTCAGAATGAAGCGCGATTCCCCTTTGAGTAAACTCATCGATGCTTACGGTGAAATTACCGGTAGATACAACCACCACACGGTCAATTTCTTATATGATGGTATTCGGATCAGACCAGAGAGTACCCCTCATCAA CTTGGAATAGAAGATGgagatgaaattgatgttttTCTGGTTCAGTAA
- the LOC113271954 gene encoding glycosyl hydrolase 5 family protein-like, translating to MKEFDDKLEFVTLGKNPIPLFLSEFGVDQRGLNDGDNRFLSCFLSYAAEKDLDWAMWALQDPRSNLPRDQIIYHPLSGHCLLVDDKNSSNTQANDCLNRSHWSYAGNLTQVKLTGTSKCLKIVGNGLPVTVSDDCSSIWKVIADSNIRLATTDKEGRSLCLDYNPSISPLVLSNECLCADDESSNCKENPETQWFKLIETNVK from the exons ATGAAAGAATTTGATGATAAACTCGAGTTTGTGACGCTAGGAAAGAATCCAATTCCTCTATTTCTGAGTGAATTTGGTGTGGATCAGCGAGGACTGAATGATGGAGATAATCGATTTTTAAGTTGTTTTCTTTCATATGCAGCTGAAAAGGATTTAGATTGGGCAATGTGGGCATTGCAAG ATCCAAGATCAAACTTACCAAGAGATCAGATAATATATCACCCGCTAAGCGGCCATTGTTTACTCGTAGATGATAAGAATAGCAGCAATACTCAAGCTAACGATTGTTTGAACCGAAGTCACTGGAGCTATGCTGGTAACCTAACTCAAGTAAAATTGACAGGCACCTCAAAATGTTTGAAGATTGTTGGAAATGGCCTTCCTGTGACAGTTTCGGATGACTGTTCAAGTATTTGGAAGGTGATTGCAGATTCCAATATACGTTTAGCTACCACTGATAAAGAAGGGCGATCGCTTTGCTTGGATTACAACCCTTCAATATCTCCTCTAGTTTTAAGTAATGAATGTTTATGTGCTGATGATGAATCTAGCAATTGTAAAGAGAATCCTGAGACTCAGTGGTTCAAACTTATAGAAACAAATGTCAAATAG